Proteins from a genomic interval of Rubinisphaera italica:
- a CDS encoding BatA domain-containing protein, whose product MSVLHPALLLGLALAAIPVVLHFLMRARPKKLDFPALRLLANIKKQSVQRLRLRHVGLLLLRILVLILIVLAVARPTLPAANYGLNSGEWMRLIFVGILAAIGYGLGKHFWARKPTAQYQRRWRNTCLNSATVVGTILLALLIVAWPYQQRVFAELGNPEGPRQLNVPAAAVLLFDVSASMGYQHENQNRIETARKLALEQVRTFPSGSKVAISDNGTLRPVKFLNELNAAETRLQKTDGMRPRDASDLLNETVIAAIQLQNDDRDRVLAEAGGEDADDRFLREIYIYTDRLSSAWQLEDASRLRAELERSPWLRIYVIDVGIDDATNYGLSNLSLSRERVVQGSLVRVTADVVNQSPDETNCLVELLLDDGSGSLIKRDQKMVTVPPDQTSQIAMTFVAEKNGAFQGELKLATSDPLSADDTLPFSVFVQPRETIWIVSEKPEEAFVWQQALAPNGLVERNAHQYEVKMYSPQQVASQLDQANSDPPDVIYLLNVELLSSTAWDRLRNYVRKGGGLGIILGSTRIDSLNYTEHAQLEWIPGKPTVHSRANPPATLEIVRADHPVFSYLDQLDALSLFSTAGIRRYFKMEPSVESSVLARFSDGERNPAVIVRSFGLGQTLMIATAVDLTDAARQKNWSDLARLGWIYAAWADQTTRFLAGGQKSPLNRTVGSPIFIEVPAEASHEKALLRMPGLRQNQIEIPFRSDRLVITSSQNDADPQNQRDNFRPEDVSFGTAGNYRLLFPSNAISDYGFSLQLNDNETNMTRLTFGELDELFGENRWQLSRSFEELERSVLLGRIGIEAYPLLMTLLVIFFLSEHLVANLFYRTEGT is encoded by the coding sequence ATGTCTGTTCTGCATCCAGCCTTACTTCTTGGACTTGCTCTGGCGGCGATCCCTGTCGTGCTGCATTTTCTGATGCGGGCCCGTCCGAAGAAGCTCGACTTTCCGGCCTTGCGCCTGCTGGCCAATATCAAAAAGCAGAGCGTGCAACGACTGCGCTTACGCCACGTCGGGTTGCTGCTGTTACGGATACTGGTACTGATTCTCATTGTCCTCGCCGTCGCCCGGCCGACACTCCCCGCTGCCAATTATGGACTCAACTCGGGAGAATGGATGCGACTGATTTTCGTCGGCATTCTTGCAGCCATTGGTTATGGGCTCGGTAAACATTTCTGGGCCAGAAAACCGACCGCTCAATATCAGCGACGCTGGCGAAACACCTGCCTGAATTCTGCCACAGTCGTCGGCACAATATTACTCGCGTTATTGATTGTCGCCTGGCCTTATCAGCAGCGAGTTTTTGCCGAGTTGGGAAATCCAGAAGGACCACGCCAGTTGAACGTGCCGGCTGCTGCGGTGCTGTTATTTGATGTCAGTGCGAGTATGGGTTACCAGCACGAAAATCAGAACCGCATCGAAACGGCTCGCAAGCTCGCTCTCGAACAGGTTCGCACATTTCCCTCGGGATCCAAAGTCGCCATCAGTGATAACGGAACCTTGCGGCCTGTCAAATTTCTGAACGAACTCAATGCGGCAGAAACCCGTCTGCAGAAAACCGATGGGATGCGACCGCGAGATGCGTCCGACCTGTTAAACGAAACCGTCATTGCAGCCATCCAGTTGCAGAACGATGATCGGGACCGAGTCCTGGCAGAAGCCGGTGGAGAAGACGCGGATGATCGCTTCCTGCGGGAAATCTATATTTATACCGACCGACTCAGTTCCGCATGGCAACTCGAAGATGCCAGTCGTTTGCGAGCCGAGTTGGAGCGATCGCCCTGGTTACGGATATATGTGATCGATGTCGGAATCGATGACGCGACCAATTATGGTTTATCGAACCTCTCACTCTCTCGAGAACGGGTTGTACAGGGATCGTTAGTCCGTGTGACCGCTGATGTCGTGAATCAATCTCCCGATGAAACAAATTGTCTCGTGGAACTTTTGCTCGATGATGGCAGCGGATCGTTGATTAAACGGGATCAGAAAATGGTCACGGTTCCTCCCGATCAAACATCACAAATCGCCATGACCTTCGTTGCAGAGAAAAACGGAGCCTTCCAGGGTGAATTGAAACTCGCCACCAGCGATCCCCTTTCCGCAGATGATACTCTGCCGTTTTCAGTGTTTGTGCAGCCTCGGGAAACGATCTGGATTGTGTCTGAAAAACCAGAGGAAGCATTTGTCTGGCAGCAGGCGTTGGCACCGAACGGACTGGTCGAGAGGAATGCTCATCAATATGAAGTGAAAATGTACTCCCCTCAACAGGTCGCCAGTCAGTTGGATCAGGCAAATTCAGATCCTCCTGATGTGATCTATCTGCTCAATGTCGAACTTCTTTCTTCAACGGCCTGGGATCGATTGCGGAATTATGTCCGAAAGGGTGGGGGACTGGGCATCATTCTGGGTTCGACTCGTATTGATTCTCTCAATTATACGGAACACGCTCAACTGGAGTGGATTCCCGGAAAGCCGACTGTGCATTCACGGGCAAATCCACCCGCGACGCTGGAAATCGTTCGCGCGGATCATCCGGTGTTCAGCTATCTCGATCAACTTGATGCCTTGAGCCTGTTTTCCACAGCTGGGATTCGTCGTTATTTCAAAATGGAACCTTCCGTGGAATCATCTGTATTAGCCCGATTTAGCGATGGCGAACGAAATCCGGCAGTGATTGTCCGCTCGTTCGGTCTGGGGCAAACACTCATGATTGCAACGGCTGTTGATCTCACCGATGCCGCTCGTCAAAAAAACTGGAGCGATCTGGCTCGGCTCGGCTGGATCTACGCGGCCTGGGCCGACCAAACGACTCGCTTTCTCGCGGGAGGCCAGAAAAGTCCTCTTAATAGAACGGTGGGGAGTCCGATATTCATCGAAGTCCCCGCTGAAGCCAGTCACGAAAAAGCGTTGTTACGGATGCCGGGATTGCGACAGAATCAAATCGAAATTCCATTTCGTTCCGACCGTCTTGTCATCACATCAAGTCAAAATGATGCGGATCCTCAAAATCAGAGAGACAATTTTCGACCGGAAGATGTTTCCTTTGGAACCGCTGGAAATTATCGTCTGTTGTTCCCATCGAATGCCATCAGTGATTACGGATTTTCTCTGCAATTGAACGACAATGAAACAAACATGACTCGACTGACATTTGGTGAACTCGATGAACTTTTCGGCGAAAATCGCTGGCAGCTATCACGCAGTTTTGAAGAACTGGAACGCTCAGTTTTGTTAGGAAGAATCGGAATCGAAGCCTACCCACTGTTAATGACGTTGCTCGTTATCTTCTTTCTCTCAGAGCATCTGGTTGCCAATTTGTTTTACCGGACTGAAGGAACATAA